ACGCGCCGACGGCCTCTCTCGCGCGTGGTCAGCGACTTGGCCGCCTCGAAGATGGCGTCGTTCAGGGTATGGACTTCCTTCGGAACCTTCAACTCGATGGCCTGGCTGTTGCGGATAGGCGCGGTATTTGGGTCAAATTGACGTCCATTGATTACCGTGGTCTGTGCCAGCGGTCCGCCCATGTTCATGTAGACTTCGCGACCCGTGCTCTTGGAGTTGTTGAGTGCATACTCCAGACGGGCGCTGTTTGCGGCGGTAAAGTCTGTCCTCTTCTGAGGTCCGTTGTTGTAAGTGTAGACCGCGACCTCGTCGTAGGGGGCGAAAGCTCCCTGGAGTGCTGCCAGAGAGTTATTGACCTTGGCCATGTTGTCCGGTGTCAGGCTCTGATCGATCACGATAGCGACCGAGAGTGGTGCAGGATCCACGGAGAAGTTGGTAATCCGCTGCGGTTGGCCGTTCTCATAGACCCGGACTTCGCGCCAGGTAATGCCCGCAACCTCTTGTTGTTTCTTATCTTTGACGGTGAAGGGAACTTCGACAAAGTTCGTCCGCACAACCAGTTTAAAGGCGTTAGCTCCCATATCTGGCGGTGGACCTTCGTCCGGCTGTTGCTGCTGAACGGCAGGAGCCGCGGGTTGGGCGGGTGCTTGCTGATCGGCTGGAGGATGATCGCCGTTAGAGGTTGGGGTCGTTCCCATGCCCGGCCTGACGGTATCAAGAGTGGGCAGGCCAACCTGCGGTCGTGGCGCATCCGGAATCTGTTGCGCTGCCGAGGCCTCCTCGGTCGCTTTTTGTGTCTGCTGTCCCAGCGCCATAAATGCCAGAACTCCCGCCAGTACGCTTTGTCTTACCAATCAACCCCCCTGCAAGCTTCCACCGGCAATCTGCTCCGAATGTTAGCAACTACCAGAGTACCAGCGCCGGGGTGCTGAAGCTATCCCGGCGTTACCCTATCTTTAGACTTCTCCCACCTATTGGATGTTGTGCTTTGTTATATCGTTACACCGCCAACGCCAAGAGGGTCCTCTGGATGATTTTTTCGCTGACTTAGAGGCCGTTTCGCTCGTCTATCCCCATATGCGCCCTTTTCGGAGTGTCCTGGCTGTCTTGTGTCTCTTATCTTTTGGCCCTATTGTTCTGTCCGCCCAGGAAGCTCCGTCGCCCGGAGGACCTCCACCTGCCAGCAATGCTGCTCCAGAGCAGCCGGTGGACATTGGCGATACCCAGACACTGAAGGTAAACGTCAACCTGGTGAACGTCTACTTTTCGGTCCGGGATAAGAACGGCTACATCACAAACCTGCACAAGGACGACTGCCAGATCTTCGAAGACAAGGCCCTGCAGAAGACCAAGAACTTTACCCAGGAGAAAAACCTGCCGTTGACGATTGGAATTCTGCTGGACACCAGCGGCAGCCAGCAGAACGTTCTGCCTCTGGAGCAAGATGCGGGAGCAGAGTTTCTGAAGGACGTGTTGACTCCCAAGGATGAGGCATTTCTGATTTCGTTCGACATTAATGTGGATCTGCTGGCCGACTATACGAACTCACCGAGTGAACTGCGACGAGCGATGCAGAAAGCCTCGATCAACACAGGCGCGGGGACAGGCTCGGTCACGGGCAACAGCACGCCTCGGGGAACACTGCTTTACGATGCCGTCTACCTGGCGGCGCACGATAAGCTGCGCCAGGAGGCAGGACGAAAGATCCTCGTCATCCTGACCGATGGGCAGGACCAGGGATCGCAGGAGAACATCAGAACCGCCGTAGAAGCTGCACAGAAGTCCAACGCGATTGTTTACGTCATCCTGATTGCGGATCGTGGCTTCTATGGCGGATTTGGCTACTATGGCGCGGGTGATATGGACAAGCTGGCGAAGGAGACCGGCGGCCGCGTGATCAATGTAGGGAACAACGGCAAGAAGCTACAGGACGCCTTCAACCAGATTCAGGACGAGCTGCGAACGCAATATCTTGCCAGCTATACGCCGACAAACCTGAAGGCTGATGGCACCTTCCGCGCCCTGAATATCGATTGCGGCAAGGATACGAAGGTGCAGGCGAGGAAGGGATACTACGCTATCGCGGACTCAAACAGCGAGTAAGAAAGTTGCAGGTTGTCGCGGGTATCGATAAAGGGTGCCTGTTTGTTTTCGGCAGATACAGGGATTCTTTGCCGCCGTTTTGCCTGGCTCAGAATGACGATGACAATCCGCAGATCCTTCGGCTTCATTTGGGCGCGCGAAAGCATACCCGAATGAAGCTCAAGACGACATCTTTAAGAGGTAAGCGAGATTTCCCCATACCGCCTAGTTATAGGTTGTCAGTTGAACTACTTCTTTTCCACACAAATGACAAACTGCAACCCTGTAACTGACCACTTCCTAGGCATCCATCGCTCCGCTATAGACGGCCATTCCTGCGACGGCATCGACGCCCATCTGGTCGAGCGCATCGACTTCGGCGCGTTCCTTGATGCCGCCCGCGACGATGAGTTGTTTGGCTGTGGTGGCGCGCAGGATTGCGGCAACATCGATAGGGAATCCAGTCATGGTGCCTTCGGTATCGACGTGCGTGTAGAGGAAGGCTGCACAGTAGTCCTCAAGCCAGGTGACGGCCTCTTCGGGCGTGAGTGCGACGTTTTCTTTCCAGCCGCGCACGGCGACCTGACCGCCTTTGGTGTCAACGGAGAAGACAAGCTGCTCTTCACCGAGGGCATCGCGCAGTTTTTGAGCGAAGTCGAGATTGATGAGCGGATGACGCTTGCGGTCGGCCTCGTTGTCGCCGCCAAAGAGTGAAGAGCCATAGATGAGGCGCCTGGCGCCAAGATCGAGCACGCGCCTGCCGTCTTCAGCAGTGCGCAGACCGCCGCCAACCTGGCAAGGCAACTTCGAGGTGAAACGCGAGATCAGATCTGCGTTTGAACCTTGGCGCATGGCAGCGTCGAGATCGATGAGCTGCACGAGCGGGTATTTCGAGAAGCGTTCGATCCAATAGTCGAAGTCGTCGAAGGCGAGCTTGAGTTTTTCGCCCTGGACGAGCTGGACGATGCGACCTCCCATAAGGTCGATGGATGGAATTAACAAGGGTCCTTCTCCTGTGTATACGTGATCGGTCGGGAAACAATGACTTCAGGGGCTGAAGCCCCTTTTGCTGCGTTTTTGTTCGGCACGGCTAAAGCCGTGCCCTTAACAGGGCAGACGCACAGAGACTCCTGTGCGCTGAAGTTCTGCTTTAAGTTCACGTGAATCTGTTATGCCGAAGTGAAAGATGCTGGCGGCGAGTGCAGCGTCTGCTTTGCCGCGGCTAAAGACGTCCGCGAAGTGTGCTGCGGAACCCGCACCGCCAGAGGCGATGACGGGGATTTGCACGGATTGGGAGACAAGCGCGGTCAGCTCGCAGTCGAAGCCCGACCGCATGCCGTCGGTGTTCATGCTGGTCAAAAGGATCTCGCCTGCGCCGCGCTGTTCGGCCTCGCGTGCCCATTCGATCACCTTGCGGCCCGTGGGCTTGCGGCCACCGGCGACGAAGACCTCGGCATCGCCTACGGGGTCGGCAGAATTTTCGGCGCGTCGTGCGTCGATGGCGACGATGACGGCCTGCGCGCCGAAGCTGGCGCCGATCTCGCTGATCAGCTCGGGCCGCGCGATGGCGGAGGAGTTGATGCTGACCTTGTCGGCTCCTGCGTCGAAGACGGCTGCGGCATCTTCGGCAGAGCGGATGCCTCCGCCGACGGTGAAGGGAACGAAGAGCGTTGCGGCAGTGCGCTTCACGGTGTCGAGCAACGTGCCGCGGCCCTCATGTGTTGCGGTGATATCAAGCAGCACGATCTCGTCGGCTCCTGCAGCAGCGTGGCGGTGCGCGAGTTCGGCGGGGTCGCCCGCGTCGATGATGTCAACGAACTGGATGCCCTTGACGACGCGTCCGTCACGGACGTCTAAACACGCGATAATTCTCTTCGTTAGCAAGGGATGTTCCTTCCGCACTTTGCGTCAAGGCAGGCGATGATGCGTTTGGTCAGCATGGTTGAATCCTTACGGGTGTGGAGGCGCTTACGACGCGCTCGGCTCCTTCGGCGACGATACGTGCGATGGGCTCATCGGGCGAGAGGGTATCACCGGTCGATGCGAACCACTCGGCGACGAGGCCTTGCAGTGGCGCGCGCAGATGAAACTCGTTTTTGCCGTCCATCAGTACGGCGATATTCTGGCCGGTTCCGACGAGCGTTCCTTGAGGTATAAGTTGCTGCGTGAGTTTGTACGCAGGCTGAGGCGACTCTTCGGCGAGTTCGAGTTCGTAAACAAAGGGCATTCGCTAAAGCTCCACGAAGTTCTTGAGTATCTGGAGACCAACGGCGCTGGACTTCTCGGGGTGAAACTGCACGCCCATCACGTTGTCGCGCTCGACGACAGCGGTAAAGTTGCCGCCGTAGCTGGTGGTAGCGGCGGTATCGGCGCTCACTGGCGCGCGCCAAGAGTGCGTGTAGTAGACGAAGCCGCCATTCTGGACTCCACGCAGCAGGCGTGAGTCCTCGCGGATGTTCTCGAGCGAATTCCAGCCTACGTGAGGAGATTTGAGTTCTGCTCCATTGAAAGCGGCGGGGAAACGCTCGCATTTTGCGGCAAA
This portion of the Edaphobacter sp. 4G125 genome encodes:
- a CDS encoding VWA domain-containing protein, producing the protein MVRQSVLAGVLAFMALGQQTQKATEEASAAQQIPDAPRPQVGLPTLDTVRPGMGTTPTSNGDHPPADQQAPAQPAAPAVQQQQPDEGPPPDMGANAFKLVVRTNFVEVPFTVKDKKQQEVAGITWREVRVYENGQPQRITNFSVDPAPLSVAIVIDQSLTPDNMAKVNNSLAALQGAFAPYDEVAVYTYNNGPQKRTDFTAANSARLEYALNNSKSTGREVYMNMGGPLAQTTVINGRQFDPNTAPIRNSQAIELKVPKEVHTLNDAIFEAAKSLTTRERGRRRVIYVISDGKEYGSKVKTKEVVSYLLRHQISVFGTLVGDSSLPVLGFLDKIHLPYTMRDNVLPIYTSETGGNLDAEFRQRGIEQSFQKIFEEVRTQYLIGYYTHQPFIDGKYRTIDVRILRPDLTVIAKKGYYPSASDSRPVNTVTPDK
- a CDS encoding VWA domain-containing protein, whose amino-acid sequence is MRPFRSVLAVLCLLSFGPIVLSAQEAPSPGGPPPASNAAPEQPVDIGDTQTLKVNVNLVNVYFSVRDKNGYITNLHKDDCQIFEDKALQKTKNFTQEKNLPLTIGILLDTSGSQQNVLPLEQDAGAEFLKDVLTPKDEAFLISFDINVDLLADYTNSPSELRRAMQKASINTGAGTGSVTGNSTPRGTLLYDAVYLAAHDKLRQEAGRKILVILTDGQDQGSQENIRTAVEAAQKSNAIVYVILIADRGFYGGFGYYGAGDMDKLAKETGGRVINVGNNGKKLQDAFNQIQDELRTQYLASYTPTNLKADGTFRALNIDCGKDTKVQARKGYYAIADSNSE
- a CDS encoding 1-(5-phosphoribosyl)-5-[(5-phosphoribosylamino)methylideneamino]imidazole-4-carboxamide isomerase; this translates as MLIPSIDLMGGRIVQLVQGEKLKLAFDDFDYWIERFSKYPLVQLIDLDAAMRQGSNADLISRFTSKLPCQVGGGLRTAEDGRRVLDLGARRLIYGSSLFGGDNEADRKRHPLINLDFAQKLRDALGEEQLVFSVDTKGGQVAVRGWKENVALTPEEAVTWLEDYCAAFLYTHVDTEGTMTGFPIDVAAILRATTAKQLIVAGGIKERAEVDALDQMGVDAVAGMAVYSGAMDA
- the hisF gene encoding imidazole glycerol phosphate synthase subunit HisF, giving the protein MLTKRIIACLDVRDGRVVKGIQFVDIIDAGDPAELAHRHAAAGADEIVLLDITATHEGRGTLLDTVKRTAATLFVPFTVGGGIRSAEDAAAVFDAGADKVSINSSAIARPELISEIGASFGAQAVIVAIDARRAENSADPVGDAEVFVAGGRKPTGRKVIEWAREAEQRGAGEILLTSMNTDGMRSGFDCELTALVSQSVQIPVIASGGAGSAAHFADVFSRGKADAALAASIFHFGITDSRELKAELQRTGVSVRLPC
- a CDS encoding biotin/lipoyl-containing protein translates to MPFVYELELAEESPQPAYKLTQQLIPQGTLVGTGQNIAVLMDGKNEFHLRAPLQGLVAEWFASTGDTLSPDEPIARIVAEGAERVVSASTPVRIQPC
- the hisH gene encoding imidazole glycerol phosphate synthase subunit HisH encodes the protein MIQVIDYKAGNLTSVLKALNYLGAETHVTQSPDDVRNATKIVLPGVGHFQATQLLEDLSLTGAVREVVAKGTPFLGICVGLQWLYEGSTEAPDTAGLGHFAAKCERFPAAFNGAELKSPHVGWNSLENIREDSRLLRGVQNGGFVYYTHSWRAPVSADTAATTSYGGNFTAVVERDNVMGVQFHPEKSSAVGLQILKNFVEL